Part of the candidate division KSB1 bacterium genome is shown below.
GGCTAATGACCTCGCGAATGGGAAGGCCGAATTTTTTAGCAAATTCAAAGTCCCGCGTATCATGCCCTGGTACGGCCATCACCGCGCCCGTGCCATAAGTTAACAACACATAATCCGCAATCCAGATCGGCACCTTCTCATTATTGACAGGATTGATCGCATACGCGCCGATGAAAACGCCTGTCTTCTCCCGCTCGGTCGAGGTGCGGTCGATTTCGGTGGCTTTGCGGGCAAATTCCACATATTTTGCAACCGCTTCCTTTTGCTCATCGCTCGTCAGTTCTTTGACCAGCGGATGCTCTGGCGCCAGCACCATGTAGGTGACGCCCCACAACGTATCGGGTCGGGTGGTGAATACTTCGATGACCTGATCCGAATGCGCCACTTTGAATTTGATCTGCGCACCCTCGCTGCGGCCGATCCAGTTCTTCTGCATGGTGATCGTCTTTTCAGGCCAGTCGATCCGATTGTGCCCTTCCAACAGCCGTTCGGCATAATCCGTGATCTTGAAAAACCATTGGACTAAATCTTCATGCGTTACTCTGGAGCTGCAGCGCTCACGATGGCCATCGATCACCTGCTCATTGGCTAAAACCGTCTTGCAACTGGGACATCAGTTCACGGGCGCCTGTTTCCGATAGGCCAGCCCATTTTTGTACAATTGCAGAAAGAACCACTGGGTCTATTTATAATATAATATTTGGGATCACTGGTGTTGATCTCCTTGCTCCAATCGTACATTGCGCCGATGGCTTTCAAATGTTTGCGAATGTAATCAATGTTCTCGATTATGCTGAGGGTCACCGATGGTGGTGTCATATTCCCAATCACTCAATCAAGCTTTCTGATTCTCAATGGCGGGACGTTCCTCAATGCTAAAGCGATTAACAATCTTGCCGAGATTATCTCGGCTGCCGTAGCTTATGTGTTTCTTTTGATGCGATCAGCGCAAATGACGGTATAGCGTGCCTTCCGCTCGTTTATCAGCTCAGATATTTTGATAAATAGTCTCATGACTGATATGAATATTTTCGTTCAATATTTCAGATAACCCGAGATTTGATGGGGACTCCAGTCTTGGCGGAGATAAAACATCACTCCTTGTTTGATGACGTCAGTAAAGCAAACCGCCCTAGCTGCCATGAAGGGACGCGCTGCCGCCCGCTGCTAGGCTTGATTAGGACGATAACCTTTTAAGCCCGTGTCAAGTTTGATCTCCCGTGAAACGGTGTTCTTATAAGCACCAGTGTATTTAGCAATTTCACAAAGTGCTAAACCAATTTCTAAGATAGGCCTGAATCTCAACTCGTTATTCAAAGCTCAACTGTTTATCACTCATCCAGTACTCCTGTTAGTTCTTTTTTTTTGGCTCGCAACTCAATTAATGTTTAGCATTAATTGAGTTGGATGTTTATTGCCTCTAACAGTTGCATTTAATATTTGAACTCACGAATATTTTAGACAAGTAATTTGCAATATAAACAAAAGAGCGAGTATTGCTACTCGCTCTCTTAAATGCTCGTTCGATTGATGACTTTTATAAATTTTATTTTTTCTTCTCCAAATATTTTTCCACAAATGGCATAATGAGGTCGATCGGGACGGGGAAGATAGTGGTTGAGTTATTCTCCGCTGCTACCTCTGTTAAGGTCTGGAGGAATCGCAATTGCATAGCCATGGGTTGCTTGGCAATGACTCTTGCTGCATCAGCAAGGCGTTGCGAGGCCTGGAATTCTCCTTCGGCGTGGATGACCTTAGCACGCCGCTCGCGTTCCGCTTCCGCTTGTCGGGCAATAGCTCGCTGCATTTCTTGGGGCAAATCGATATGCTTTACTTCGACCAACGTTACTTTAATCCCCCAAGGATCGGTGTGGTGATCGATAATTGACTGCAATTCGCGATTGATTTTTTCGCGCTCGGAGAGCAAGTCGTCTAATTCCACCATTCCCAAGGTACTTCGTAGCGTAGTTTGAGCCAACTGAGAAGTAGCAAACAGATAATCTTCAACCTCAACAATGGCTTTCGCTGGATCGATCACTCTGAAGTATAAAACCGCATTCACCTTTACCGAGACATTATCTTTCGTAATGACATCTTGTGGCGGAACGTCCATTGCAATGGTTCGCAAGCTGACCCGCACAACCCGATCGACAATTGGAATGATCAGGACCAGACCCGGACCTTTCGCGCCAACCAATCGCCCTAATCGGAAAACCACTCCGCG
Proteins encoded:
- a CDS encoding slipin family protein, with amino-acid sequence MPAFVALVIILLFLLTSAIRIFREYERGVVFRLGRLVGAKGPGLVLIIPIVDRVVRVSLRTIAMDVPPQDVITKDNVSVKVNAVLYFRVIDPAKAIVEVEDYLFATSQLAQTTLRSTLGMVELDDLLSEREKINRELQSIIDHHTDPWGIKVTLVEVKHIDLPQEMQRAIARQAEAERERRAKVIHAEGEFQASQRLADAARVIAKQPMAMQLRFLQTLTEVAAENNSTTIFPVPIDLIMPFVEKYLEKKK